One Gaiellales bacterium DNA window includes the following coding sequences:
- a CDS encoding NlpC/P60 family protein — MKHPLLRALGALACAGAVAALLAATAPPPAAHAARTPHRVLRVGDHGTLVRRVQRLLHLPDDGIFGPHTRKAVKAFQRSHHLLVDGQVGPQTWRALLRHHASHARRAQEDAILRLGDRGPAVAHVRRRLHLPAGDLYDRTTYRAVRRFQRRHDLVVDGEVGPQTLRALNHASRSGHGTRHASRHGTLGTRAVRLARTFVGTPYRWGGESPKGFDCSGLVQYVYGRLGVELPRVTFDQWHAGRHVPRSELRAGDLVFFDHRNHVGIYTSHGWFLHAPHRGARVHASQLGHTWFRRHYDGAVRIS; from the coding sequence CGCTGCGACGGCGCCGCCGCCGGCGGCCCATGCCGCCCGGACTCCACACCGCGTCCTGCGCGTGGGCGACCACGGAACGCTGGTCCGGCGTGTGCAACGCCTCTTGCACCTGCCGGACGATGGCATCTTCGGCCCGCACACACGGAAGGCCGTGAAGGCGTTCCAGCGGTCGCACCACCTGCTGGTCGACGGGCAGGTCGGGCCGCAGACATGGCGGGCGCTGCTGCGCCACCACGCGTCGCACGCTCGACGCGCTCAGGAGGACGCGATCCTGCGGCTCGGAGACCGCGGGCCCGCGGTCGCACACGTCCGCCGGCGGCTGCACCTGCCGGCCGGCGACCTCTATGACCGCACGACCTACCGCGCCGTGCGTCGCTTCCAGCGCCGCCACGACCTGGTGGTGGACGGCGAGGTGGGCCCCCAGACGCTCCGGGCCCTGAACCACGCGTCGCGCTCCGGCCACGGAACGCGTCATGCGTCGCGGCACGGAACCCTCGGCACCCGGGCCGTGCGCCTGGCGAGGACGTTCGTCGGCACCCCCTACCGGTGGGGCGGCGAGTCGCCCAAGGGCTTCGACTGTTCGGGGCTCGTCCAGTACGTCTACGGCCGCCTCGGCGTCGAGCTCCCACGCGTGACGTTCGACCAGTGGCACGCCGGTCGCCACGTGCCGCGAAGCGAGCTGCGCGCCGGCGACCTGGTGTTCTTCGACCACCGAAACCACGTCGGCATCTACACCAGCCATGGCTGGTTCCTGCATGCGCCGCATCGCGGCGCGCGGGTGCACGCGTCGCAGCTCGGCCACACCTGGTTCAGGCGGCACTACGACGGCGCAGTCCGGATCTCCTGA
- a CDS encoding UvrD-helicase domain-containing protein: MAVALSLDTLNPQQREAVLCTEGPLLVVAGAGSGKTRVLTHRIAHLIGEGLASPSEILAITFTNRAAAEMKERVEQLVGGRVAARMWVMTFHSACGRMLRRDAELIGYRSTFTIYDQADQVRLVKSCIEDLGKDPKRFVPRAVHGAISRAKDLLLTPDLYAERVGGFFEEAVASVYDLYERRLSAANAMDFDDLIMKTVLLLERVPEARRHWQQAFRYVMVDEYQDTNHAQFRLVSILAERHRNLAVVGDQDQSIYAFRGADIRNIAEFEQDFPNAVVIALEQNYRSTQTILDAANSVIEHNRERKPKRLWSDLGAGEPVRVVEAEDEHAEARYVAGRIQAALDDGASPGEIAVFYRMNAQSRVLEDLLTRQGVDYRVVGGPKFYERAEIKDLVAYLQVLDNPADEVSLRRIVNQPRRGIGSTSLDRLNAYARSLEVTLWDAIADVEASPLGSAAAGNVRRFHELVDDLREGAHEAPVGDLMERVLTQTGYADMLEGERTIESQGRLENLRELVGVAREFDQRGEDVEESSRLSAFLQEISLYTDQDAIDDDRGRVTLMTLHNAKGLEFPIVFVIGLEEGLFPHQRSLDEGNEGEERRLCYVGMTRAQRGLTLTYARARTIFGARGFNRASRFLDELPSDGVEWERQAPAWAAPAGGETVTGAPRRSFQAPEMPRLDLSVGDEVAHQTLGDGTVIGLSGDGTVTVRFREDGSERRLVLGYAPLTKI; encoded by the coding sequence ATGGCCGTGGCCCTGTCGCTCGATACGCTCAACCCCCAGCAGCGCGAGGCCGTCCTGTGCACTGAGGGGCCGCTGCTCGTCGTGGCGGGCGCCGGATCGGGCAAGACGCGCGTGCTCACGCACCGCATCGCGCACCTGATCGGCGAAGGCCTCGCGTCGCCGTCCGAGATCCTGGCCATCACCTTCACCAACCGCGCTGCGGCAGAGATGAAGGAGCGCGTCGAGCAGCTGGTGGGAGGGCGGGTCGCGGCCCGGATGTGGGTGATGACCTTTCACAGCGCGTGCGGGCGCATGCTCCGCCGCGACGCCGAGCTGATCGGGTACCGCTCGACGTTCACCATCTACGACCAGGCCGACCAGGTGCGGCTCGTCAAGAGCTGCATCGAGGATCTCGGCAAGGATCCCAAGCGCTTCGTCCCGCGGGCGGTGCACGGCGCCATCTCGCGGGCCAAAGACCTCCTGCTCACCCCCGACCTGTACGCCGAGCGGGTGGGCGGCTTCTTCGAGGAGGCCGTCGCGTCGGTGTACGACCTCTACGAGCGGCGCCTGTCGGCAGCGAACGCGATGGATTTCGACGACCTGATCATGAAGACCGTGCTGCTGCTGGAGCGCGTGCCCGAGGCGCGGCGGCACTGGCAGCAGGCGTTCCGCTACGTGATGGTGGACGAGTACCAGGACACGAACCACGCGCAGTTCCGCCTGGTGTCGATCCTGGCCGAGAGGCACCGCAACCTCGCCGTCGTCGGCGACCAGGATCAGTCGATCTATGCCTTCCGCGGCGCCGACATCCGCAACATCGCCGAGTTCGAGCAGGACTTCCCAAACGCCGTCGTGATCGCGCTCGAGCAGAACTACCGCTCCACGCAGACCATCCTCGACGCCGCCAACAGCGTGATCGAGCACAACCGCGAGCGCAAGCCGAAGCGGCTGTGGTCCGACCTGGGCGCCGGCGAGCCGGTGCGTGTGGTCGAGGCCGAGGACGAGCACGCCGAGGCCCGCTACGTGGCGGGTCGCATCCAGGCGGCGCTCGACGACGGGGCCAGCCCGGGGGAGATCGCGGTCTTCTACCGGATGAACGCGCAGTCGCGGGTGCTCGAAGACCTGCTCACCCGGCAGGGAGTGGACTACCGCGTGGTGGGAGGCCCGAAGTTCTACGAGCGCGCGGAGATCAAGGATCTGGTCGCCTACCTCCAGGTGCTCGACAACCCGGCCGACGAGGTCTCGCTGCGGCGGATCGTGAACCAGCCGCGGCGGGGCATCGGCAGCACGTCGCTCGACCGGCTGAATGCCTACGCCCGCTCGCTCGAGGTGACGCTGTGGGATGCCATCGCCGACGTCGAGGCATCGCCGCTCGGCAGCGCGGCCGCCGGCAATGTGCGCCGCTTCCACGAGCTGGTCGACGATCTTCGCGAGGGCGCCCACGAGGCGCCCGTCGGCGACCTGATGGAGCGCGTCCTGACGCAGACCGGCTACGCCGACATGCTGGAGGGGGAGCGGACGATCGAGTCGCAGGGGCGCCTCGAGAACCTCCGCGAGCTCGTCGGCGTGGCGCGCGAGTTCGACCAGCGCGGCGAGGACGTGGAGGAATCGTCGCGGCTGTCGGCATTCCTCCAGGAGATCTCCCTGTACACCGACCAGGACGCGATCGACGACGACCGCGGCCGCGTGACGCTGATGACGCTTCACAACGCCAAGGGCCTCGAGTTCCCGATCGTGTTCGTGATCGGCCTGGAAGAGGGGCTGTTCCCGCACCAGCGGTCGCTCGACGAGGGCAACGAGGGCGAGGAGCGGCGCCTCTGCTACGTCGGCATGACCCGGGCGCAGCGCGGCCTGACGCTGACCTACGCGCGCGCCAGGACGATCTTCGGTGCCCGCGGCTTCAACCGTGCGTCGCGATTCCTCGACGAGCTGCCGTCCGACGGCGTCGAGTGGGAGCGCCAGGCGCCGGCATGGGCGGCGCCGGCGGGCGGCGAGACCGTCACCGGCGCGCCGCGGCGCAGCTTCCAGGCGCCGGAGATGCCACGACTCGACCTATCCGTCGGAGATGAGGTGGCGCATCAGACGCTCGGCGACGGCACCGTGATCGGGCTGTCGGGCGATGGCACCGTGACAGTGCGCTTCCGTGAGGATGGCTCGGAGCGGCGGCTGGTGCTCGGGTACGCCCCGCTGACCAAGATCTGA